CAGGGAGGTTTTTTTTGAATCTATATACAAAAAAATTGTATTATATGCATAAAATTGCAAAAAACTTGACAATTAATGCATATTTATTTAAAGTATAAAACACTTATGCATCACGGAGGAACATATGGAACCACAAGTAAGTCTCAAGGGCCGAAGTTTTCTTACCCTCAAGGATTACTCTCGCGAGGAGATTTTGTATCTGCTCGACCTTTCAATGGAATTGAAAGCCAAGAAAAACAAACTTGGACATTCGAAAAAGGTCGATGGAAAATTGCTCGATGGTAAAAACATCGTTCTTATTTTTGACAAAACCTCGACGCGTACCCGTTGTTCTTTTGAAGTGGCAGCTTTTGACGAAGGTGCACATGTTACCTTTCTGACCAATAGCCAGATGGGGAAAAAGGAATCGATCGAAGATACTGCGAAGGTCTTGGGAAGAATGTATGACGGTATAGAATACCGTGGATTTTCCATGCAGCTTGTGCAGGACATTGCAACATATAGTGGTGTTCCCGTATGGAATGGACTTACAGATGATGATCATCCTACCCAGGTCCTTGCAGATTTCCTTACTGCCATGGAACATACAGGAAAACCTCTGCATGAAATGAAAATGGCCTACATAGGGGATGGTAGGAACAATGTTTCCAATGCCCTGATGATAGGTGCCGCGAAAGTCGGTATGGATTACAGCGTGGGGACTCCCGAGGAACTTTCTCCTTCTGGGGAACTCCTAGCCACACTGCTTCCGATAGCCAAAGAAAACGGCAGTACGATATCAGTCACTACAGATCCGTATGAAGCTGTTAAAGGTGCCGATATCATCTATACGGATATCTGGGTATCAATGGGTGAGGAAGACCAGACGGAAAAGAGAATAGCTTTGCTCAAGGATTATCAGGTAACCATGGATCTTCTCAAGGCCTCCGGTAATGGAAAAGTTTTGTTTGAACATTGTCTGCCCTCGTTCCACGACCTCAATACTACTGTCGCCAAGCAGATTCATGAACAATATGGACTGAAAGAACTTGAGGTTACCGATGAGGTATTCAGAAGCGAACATTCAGTAGTGTTTGATGAAGCGGAAAACAGGATGCATACAATAAAGGCTGTCATGGTTGCAACGATGAGCGATTTCCTTGAGGCTTAGGGTTTTCAAGGCAAATGTCGGATAGGGGAAGGTCACTCTTCCCTTATTTTTTTTTGGGTATTTTTGACCACAATCTTGGCAGTATTAGGGACAATCGAGTCAAAATAACCCAACAAAACAATCTGGCGGTTAAAACAAGGGGGGTGCTTGACTCGTTTTTTTTCGTTTCACGACTATGTTTTTAACATGCGCCAATACTGGTTGTTGTATGAAAATATTGTAAGATATTGCAATATAATAAAATAAAAAATATGGTTGCATAAATTCTGAAAATTGGCACACCTTCTGCATACCTATAGGTGTAGAGCCGAAAGGCTATTTGGCATAAAGCAAAATTATCAAATGGAGGTGTTAGTATGAAATATCTTGTGAAAAAAGACCCCAACTATCCAATCGTTTCAAGTTTTAATTCTTTGTTTAATGATTTTTTCGGGGATTGGGGTATTTCCAATTCAAGGATTCCCCCAGTAGATATTACCGAAAATGATGATTCGTATATTCTTGAGGCGGAACTTCCTGGATATAAACAGGAAGATGTGAAAGTAAATGTAGAGAAGCATGTACTCCGCCTGAGTTCTACGAAGGAAACCTGTACAGAAGAAAAGGAAGGTAAAAAGACTTTGGTAAGGGAACGTTGTTTCCAGAGTTTCGAACGTTCTTTCAGTCTTCCAGAGGATGTCAACGAGAACCTTGTGGAGGGTGAATTTGTCGATGGTGTTCTGCGAGTGACCATGCCTAAACAGGAAGTTGCCAAACCAAAGAAAATTGAAGTTAAAATCAAGAATACCCAATAGGATTGGGTGTTCTGATGAAGGCAACCTAATCTTGTACAGCAAGGTGCCCTGCGAAACTGCAGGGCACTTTGTGCATACATGGGGGAACGGTACACCTTGATCGTACAGAGAAGTCACTAGTGATTACCATAGCAGTTTCTCTGATGGGTCTGCAGGTTGTTTTACACACAGGTCGCTGCCCAGCAAGCGGCTTTTCTTATGTTAATTTGCATTCTCACGTTTCCTGTTCGATGCTATTACCAGTTTTTCATAAGTACTTTGAAAAATGAAACAGCGGCGGAAATATTTTCCTTGCTCATCCGTTCATCAGGTCCATGCATTCGGGAAATTTCTGACTTATCCATCTGGGCCGGGGTAAAGCGGTAAATATACTTCGCGAGATTCTGGTATTTCCTTGCATCGGTTGCC
The sequence above is a segment of the Sphaerochaeta pleomorpha str. Grapes genome. Coding sequences within it:
- the argF gene encoding ornithine carbamoyltransferase; translation: MEPQVSLKGRSFLTLKDYSREEILYLLDLSMELKAKKNKLGHSKKVDGKLLDGKNIVLIFDKTSTRTRCSFEVAAFDEGAHVTFLTNSQMGKKESIEDTAKVLGRMYDGIEYRGFSMQLVQDIATYSGVPVWNGLTDDDHPTQVLADFLTAMEHTGKPLHEMKMAYIGDGRNNVSNALMIGAAKVGMDYSVGTPEELSPSGELLATLLPIAKENGSTISVTTDPYEAVKGADIIYTDIWVSMGEEDQTEKRIALLKDYQVTMDLLKASGNGKVLFEHCLPSFHDLNTTVAKQIHEQYGLKELEVTDEVFRSEHSVVFDEAENRMHTIKAVMVATMSDFLEA
- a CDS encoding Hsp20/alpha crystallin family protein; protein product: MKYLVKKDPNYPIVSSFNSLFNDFFGDWGISNSRIPPVDITENDDSYILEAELPGYKQEDVKVNVEKHVLRLSSTKETCTEEKEGKKTLVRERCFQSFERSFSLPEDVNENLVEGEFVDGVLRVTMPKQEVAKPKKIEVKIKNTQ